A stretch of DNA from Bacillus sp. NP157:
GCGCGGATATCTACGTCGGCGCCGCAGCCGTGGGCGACTACCGCCCCGCGGAGATCGCCGGCCACAAGCTGAAGAAGGCCGGCGGCGAACCGCTGCGGCTGGAACTGGCGGAAAACCCCGACATCATCGGCGCGCTCGCGCAGCGACCGGGCCACCCGTTCCTGGTCGGTTTCGCGGCGGAAACCCGCGAGGTCGCCGACTACGCCCGCGACAAGCTGGCTCGCAAGGGCCTGGACATGATCGCCGCGAATGAAGTCGGCGCCGGCCGCGGATTCGAAGTCGCGGACAATGCACTGCATCTGTACTGGCCGGGCGGCGACATCGCGCTGGGCCAGGCAGCAAAAACCGAGCTGGCCCGCCAGTTGATGGCCCACGTGGCCGACCATTTCCTCGCCAGCCACGGGGCACGGCCTTGATCGACATCGAACTGAAAATCCTCGACCCGCGCCTCGGCGACAGCATCCCGTTGCCCGAGCCGGCCACCGATGGCAGCGCCGGCATGGACCTGCGCGCCGCGGTCGAGGCTCCGATCACCCTTAAGCCGGGCGAGAGCGTGCTGGTCCCGACGGGCCTGGCGATCCACATCGGCGACCCAGGCTGGTGCGCCCTGATCGTCCCGCGCTCGGGGCTGGGCCACAAGCAAGGCCTGGTGATGGGTAACCTGGTCGGCGTGATCGACGCGGACTACCAGGGCCCGCTGATGATTTCGGCATGGAATCGCGGAACTGCCGAATTGACCGTCGCGCCGGGGGACCGTATTGCGCAATTATTGCTCGTGCCCGTGGGGCGGGCTCGCCTGCGGGTGGTCGAAGGCTTCGCGCCGTCACACCGCGGGCAGGGCGGTTTCGGTTCTACTGGCGTCAATTGACACACCGATAGGGTAAGGGGACACATGGCTCGCGAAGCGGGAGTGGGGCGGGGGCCTCGCATCGATCCACGGAAACTGGTCACGCTGGTCGTGGCCACCGTGCTGGTCGCCGCGGGCGCGTTCTGTGCGTGGCAGGCATGGCTGATCGCGGATGAAGAAGGCGCCGCGGCGCGCGTGCGTGACGCGCAGGCCGAGGTCGTGCGCGACCTCAATGGCGAATACGCGGGCATGCGCCGGCAGTTCCTCGCCGCCGTGGCGGATCCGGCGCTGCAGGCCGGGATCGACGATCGCGCCGCCGCCGCGGCGCGGCTGCATGCGCTGCTGCCCACGGCCCAGACCACCGAGGTCTACTCCCCGGGCCTGGACGAAGTGGTCCGCGCCAACTATCGCGAGTTT
This window harbors:
- the dut gene encoding dUTP diphosphatase; the protein is MDIELKILDPRLGDSIPLPEPATDGSAGMDLRAAVEAPITLKPGESVLVPTGLAIHIGDPGWCALIVPRSGLGHKQGLVMGNLVGVIDADYQGPLMISAWNRGTAELTVAPGDRIAQLLLVPVGRARLRVVEGFAPSHRGQGGFGSTGVN